One window from the genome of Phoenix dactylifera cultivar Barhee BC4 unplaced genomic scaffold, palm_55x_up_171113_PBpolish2nd_filt_p 000598F, whole genome shotgun sequence encodes:
- the LOC120106656 gene encoding putative germin-like protein 2-1 isoform X2: MPPNTLISSKDLISYRKEMACHILLFALLALASSRVMASDPSQLQDCCVADLKSPADDFFFSGLDMPGNTSNQLGSKVTQVNVNQIAGLNTLGISLARIDYAPYGLNPPHTHPRATEILTVLEGTLYVGFVTSNTNNGNLLFTKMLKKGDVFVFPEGLIHFQFNYGPTPAVAVAALSSQNPGVITIANAVFGSNPPISDAVLAKAFQVGKDTIKYLQAQFWVDNN; this comes from the exons ATGCCGCCAAATACCCTCATTTCCTCTAAAGATTTAATTTCGTATAGGAAAGAGATGGCTTGCCATATCCTCCTCTTTGCTCTCCTTGCCCTGGCTTCCTCTCGTGTGATGGCCTCCGATCCCAGCCAACTTCAAGACTGCTGCGTTGCTGACCTCAAGTCCCCTG CGGACgacttcttcttctccggccTCGATATGCCAGGCAACACGTCGAACCAGCTTGGGTCCAAGGTGACGCAGGTGAATGTGAACCAAATTGCAGGGCTCAACACCCTCGGCATCTCCTTGGCTCGAATAGACTATGCACCTTACGGTCTCAACCCACCACACACCCATCCCCGGGCCACCGAGATCCTTACAGTGTTAGAAGGCACGCTCTATGTCGGCTTTGTCACATCCAACACCAACAACGGCAACCTTCTCTTCACTAAGATGCTCAAGAAGGGTGATGTCTTTGTGTTTCCCGAAGGTCTAATCCATTTCCAATTCAACTACGGTCCAACGCCTGCCGTGGCCGTTGCAGCCCTAAGCAGCCAGAACCCTGGAGTGATCACTATAGCCAATGCAGTCTTTGGATCAAACCCACCCATCTCTGATGCGGTTTTGGCCAAGGCCTTCCAAGTGGGCAAGGATACGATCAAGTATCTCCAGGCTCAGTTCTGGGTGGATAACAACTAG
- the LOC120106656 gene encoding putative germin-like protein 2-1 isoform X1, which produces MPPNTLISSKDLISYRKEMACHILLFALLALASSRVMASDPSQLQDCCVADLKSPVLVNGFVCKPPMHVTADDFFFSGLDMPGNTSNQLGSKVTQVNVNQIAGLNTLGISLARIDYAPYGLNPPHTHPRATEILTVLEGTLYVGFVTSNTNNGNLLFTKMLKKGDVFVFPEGLIHFQFNYGPTPAVAVAALSSQNPGVITIANAVFGSNPPISDAVLAKAFQVGKDTIKYLQAQFWVDNN; this is translated from the exons ATGCCGCCAAATACCCTCATTTCCTCTAAAGATTTAATTTCGTATAGGAAAGAGATGGCTTGCCATATCCTCCTCTTTGCTCTCCTTGCCCTGGCTTCCTCTCGTGTGATGGCCTCCGATCCCAGCCAACTTCAAGACTGCTGCGTTGCTGACCTCAAGTCCCCTG TCCTTGTGAATGGTTTTGTTTGCAAGCCACCAATGCACGTGACAGCGGACgacttcttcttctccggccTCGATATGCCAGGCAACACGTCGAACCAGCTTGGGTCCAAGGTGACGCAGGTGAATGTGAACCAAATTGCAGGGCTCAACACCCTCGGCATCTCCTTGGCTCGAATAGACTATGCACCTTACGGTCTCAACCCACCACACACCCATCCCCGGGCCACCGAGATCCTTACAGTGTTAGAAGGCACGCTCTATGTCGGCTTTGTCACATCCAACACCAACAACGGCAACCTTCTCTTCACTAAGATGCTCAAGAAGGGTGATGTCTTTGTGTTTCCCGAAGGTCTAATCCATTTCCAATTCAACTACGGTCCAACGCCTGCCGTGGCCGTTGCAGCCCTAAGCAGCCAGAACCCTGGAGTGATCACTATAGCCAATGCAGTCTTTGGATCAAACCCACCCATCTCTGATGCGGTTTTGGCCAAGGCCTTCCAAGTGGGCAAGGATACGATCAAGTATCTCCAGGCTCAGTTCTGGGTGGATAACAACTAG
- the LOC103697358 gene encoding putative germin-like protein 2-1 isoform X1, producing MASDPSQLQDFCVADLKSPNAVLVNGFVCKPPMHVTADDFFFSGLDMPGNTSNQLGSKVTQVNVNQIAGLNTLGISLARIDYAPYGLNPPHTHPRATEILTLLEGTLYVGFVTSNTNNGNLLFTKMLKKGDVFVFPEGLIHFQFNYGPTPAVAVAALSSQNPGVITIANAVFGSNPPISDAVLAKAFQVGKDTIKYLQAQFWVDNN from the exons ATGGCCTCCGATCCCAGCCAACTTCAAGACTTCTGCGTTGCTGACCTCAAGTCCCCTA ATGCAGTCCTTGTGAATGGTTTTGTTTGCAAGCCACCAATGCACGTGACAGCGGACgacttcttcttctccggccTCGATATGCCAGGCAACACGTCGAACCAGCTTGGGTCTAAGGTGACGCAGGTGAATGTGAACCAAATTGCAGGGCTCAACACCCTCGGCATCTCCTTGGCTCGAATAGACTATGCACCTTACGGTCTCAACCCACCACACACCCATCCCCGGGCCACCGAGATCCTTACATTGTTAGAAGGCACGCTCTATGTCGGCTTTGTCACATCCAACACCAACAACGGCAACCTTCTCTTCACTAAGATGCTCAAGAAGGGTGATGTCTTTGTGTTTCCCGAAGGTCTAATCCATTTCCAATTCAACTACGGTCCAACGCCTGCCGTGGCCGTTGCAGCCCTAAGCAGCCAGAACCCTGGAGTGATCACTATAGCCAATGCAGTCTTTGGATCAAACCCACCCATCTCTGATGCGGTTTTGGCCAAGGCCTTCCAAGTGGGCAAGGATACGATCAAGTATCTCCAGGCTCAGTTCTGGGTGGATAACAACTAG
- the LOC103697358 gene encoding putative germin-like protein 2-1 isoform X2, whose amino-acid sequence MASDPSQLQDFCLLPLDAVLVNGFVCKPPMHVTADDFFFSGLDMPGNTSNQLGSKVTQVNVNQIAGLNTLGISLARIDYAPYGLNPPHTHPRATEILTLLEGTLYVGFVTSNTNNGNLLFTKMLKKGDVFVFPEGLIHFQFNYGPTPAVAVAALSSQNPGVITIANAVFGSNPPISDAVLAKAFQVGKDTIKYLQAQFWVDNN is encoded by the exons ATGGCCTCCGATCCCAGCCAACTTCAAGACTTCTGC CTTCTTCCTTTGGATGCAGTCCTTGTGAATGGTTTTGTTTGCAAGCCACCAATGCACGTGACAGCGGACgacttcttcttctccggccTCGATATGCCAGGCAACACGTCGAACCAGCTTGGGTCTAAGGTGACGCAGGTGAATGTGAACCAAATTGCAGGGCTCAACACCCTCGGCATCTCCTTGGCTCGAATAGACTATGCACCTTACGGTCTCAACCCACCACACACCCATCCCCGGGCCACCGAGATCCTTACATTGTTAGAAGGCACGCTCTATGTCGGCTTTGTCACATCCAACACCAACAACGGCAACCTTCTCTTCACTAAGATGCTCAAGAAGGGTGATGTCTTTGTGTTTCCCGAAGGTCTAATCCATTTCCAATTCAACTACGGTCCAACGCCTGCCGTGGCCGTTGCAGCCCTAAGCAGCCAGAACCCTGGAGTGATCACTATAGCCAATGCAGTCTTTGGATCAAACCCACCCATCTCTGATGCGGTTTTGGCCAAGGCCTTCCAAGTGGGCAAGGATACGATCAAGTATCTCCAGGCTCAGTTCTGGGTGGATAACAACTAG